The following are encoded together in the Bacillus sp. V2I10 genome:
- the araA gene encoding L-arabinose isomerase, whose product MLTVKSYEFWFVTGSQDLYGEETLREVEANSRFITEALDRDTAVTYKLVFKSVLKEADSIRRLCLEANADENCAGIITWMHTFSPAKMWIAGLSALQKPMLHLHTQFNRDIPWDSIDMDFMNTNQSAHGDREFGFIGCRLNVKRKVVVGHWENNEVRNRIGSWMRTSVAFSEGQNLKVARFGDNMRRVAVTEGDKVEAQIKLGWTVNGYGVGDLVQRMNDVTEQEVNQLMEEYAREYDIVPEGLEEGSAVRESIRYQARIELGMKAFLEEGNYTAFTTTFEDLHGMKQLPGLAVQRLMSQGYGFAGEGDWKTAALLRTLKIIANNEDTSFMEDYTYHFEPGNELVLGSHMLEICPTISATKPKVAVYSLGIGGKEDPARLIFDGKSGAAINASIIDLGQRFRLVVNEVDAKQPEINLPNLPVARVLWTPQPSLSEGAENWIIAGGAHHTVFSYKVTAEQLRDWSELVGIECTLINNDTNKHAFKNELRWNDVVFR is encoded by the coding sequence ATGTTAACAGTTAAATCATATGAATTTTGGTTCGTAACAGGTAGTCAAGACTTATACGGAGAAGAAACACTTAGAGAAGTAGAAGCGAATTCTAGATTCATTACAGAAGCTCTTGATCGTGACACCGCGGTTACATATAAACTTGTCTTTAAATCGGTATTAAAAGAGGCAGATTCCATTCGCAGATTATGTTTAGAGGCAAATGCGGATGAAAACTGTGCTGGTATTATCACATGGATGCATACATTTTCACCTGCTAAAATGTGGATCGCTGGTCTTTCAGCATTACAAAAACCGATGCTGCATCTTCATACTCAATTCAACCGTGACATCCCTTGGGATAGCATTGATATGGACTTCATGAACACAAACCAATCCGCACATGGTGACCGTGAATTTGGATTTATTGGCTGCAGATTGAATGTAAAAAGAAAAGTTGTTGTAGGTCATTGGGAAAACAATGAAGTAAGAAACAGAATCGGCAGCTGGATGCGTACATCAGTTGCTTTTTCAGAAGGGCAAAACTTAAAGGTTGCGCGCTTCGGTGATAACATGCGCAGAGTGGCAGTTACTGAAGGAGATAAAGTTGAAGCACAAATTAAACTTGGCTGGACAGTTAATGGTTATGGAGTCGGTGATTTAGTACAACGAATGAATGATGTAACTGAACAAGAAGTTAATCAGCTAATGGAAGAGTATGCGAGAGAGTACGATATTGTACCTGAAGGGTTGGAAGAAGGATCTGCTGTTCGCGAATCAATTCGTTACCAAGCAAGAATTGAGTTAGGCATGAAAGCCTTCTTAGAAGAAGGAAATTACACAGCATTTACAACAACCTTCGAAGACTTACACGGCATGAAGCAATTACCAGGACTTGCTGTTCAACGCTTAATGTCGCAAGGCTATGGATTTGCTGGTGAAGGTGACTGGAAAACTGCAGCACTACTTCGTACCTTGAAAATTATTGCTAACAATGAAGATACTTCTTTCATGGAAGATTACACTTATCACTTTGAGCCAGGAAATGAGCTTGTTCTAGGATCACATATGCTTGAAATTTGCCCTACGATTTCAGCAACGAAACCGAAAGTTGCAGTATATTCTCTGGGAATTGGCGGAAAAGAAGATCCTGCTCGTCTAATCTTTGATGGCAAAAGCGGTGCAGCAATTAATGCATCAATTATCGACCTTGGACAACGATTCCGTTTAGTTGTTAACGAAGTAGATGCGAAACAACCTGAAATTAACTTGCCAAACCTACCCGTTGCAAGAGTACTTTGGACTCCACAGCCATCTCTAAGTGAAGGTGCTGAAAACTGGATTATTGCTGGTGGTGCCCACCATACAGTATTCTCTTACAAAGTAACAGCTGAACAATTAAGAGACTGGTCTGAATTAGTAGGAATTGAATGTACATTAATTAATAATGACACAAATAAACATGCTTTCAAAAATGAATTACGCTGGAATGATGTTGTTTTTAGATAA
- a CDS encoding LamG domain-containing protein — MVKAVKNDLDLGDTSNVISNLTLPTKGLRHSEITWQSSNPEVVSGQGIVTRPTEEENVTVTLTATITKGDSSATKTFSITVLPQKEGKLVAHYAFEDSLVDSTNNAYSGTVTGNRINNTGGANTYAGGKVGKAVMFDGASGIRLPDGLISSNKYTVSLWLKPDQLTDFTTAFFGARNTDSWISLVPRGGDWVNNNSMIWSSNNGWYDADTKIKLQVNEWSHVAFTVDNGKIAIYINGVKTFTGTGFSNIFTTTDGVFSLGVNYWDLPYKGLMDEVLIYDSKALSEEKIIGYYKSGEIPEVEDPDKIAPETNHKIEESEKNGWYRKPVTVNFTAEDNEAGIESTHYSLNEGAEQIGDSVKISKDGKYLLQYWSIDKAGNREEKKSVEINLDQTAPMITFSEADGTEFGVNQEMNITCIAEDALSGIASSSCKGLTIPAYKLGLGSHSIIGHAIDKAGNSSSATLNIIVTVNYKSLGSLTEQFLEQSDNKNYNPKPFISKLEAAKSSEEKGKIHARNGQIRSYINQVKTKIGSEFTAEQAKVLINLANSLLDK, encoded by the coding sequence ATTGTAAAAGCTGTAAAAAATGATTTGGATCTTGGTGATACAAGCAATGTTATTAGTAACCTAACCTTACCTACAAAGGGGTTACGCCATTCTGAAATTACTTGGCAGTCTTCTAATCCTGAAGTTGTGTCTGGGCAAGGAATTGTGACGCGTCCAACTGAAGAAGAGAATGTTACTGTTACGCTGACAGCGACAATAACAAAAGGTGATAGTTCGGCAACTAAAACCTTTTCAATTACTGTTTTACCCCAAAAAGAGGGTAAATTAGTTGCTCACTATGCTTTTGAGGATAGTTTAGTTGATAGTACGAATAATGCTTATTCAGGAACGGTTACAGGTAATAGGATCAATAATACAGGCGGAGCTAATACTTACGCGGGCGGCAAAGTTGGAAAAGCTGTTATGTTTGATGGCGCATCAGGTATTCGCTTACCAGACGGCCTTATTTCTAGTAATAAATATACGGTTTCATTGTGGCTTAAACCAGACCAATTAACAGACTTCACAACGGCTTTCTTTGGAGCGCGCAATACTGACAGTTGGATAAGCTTAGTACCTAGAGGTGGCGACTGGGTCAACAATAATTCGATGATTTGGTCATCAAATAATGGATGGTATGATGCTGACACCAAGATAAAACTTCAAGTAAATGAATGGTCACATGTCGCATTTACTGTTGATAATGGTAAAATAGCTATTTATATAAACGGCGTTAAAACGTTCACAGGTACTGGATTTTCAAATATATTTACTACTACTGATGGTGTATTTAGCTTAGGTGTAAACTACTGGGATCTTCCATATAAAGGTTTAATGGATGAGGTACTCATATATGATTCAAAAGCTCTTTCAGAAGAGAAAATTATTGGTTACTATAAATCAGGAGAAATTCCAGAAGTGGAAGATCCAGATAAAATCGCTCCAGAAACGAATCATAAAATTGAAGAAAGTGAAAAAAACGGATGGTATCGTAAGCCTGTTACAGTTAACTTTACTGCTGAAGATAATGAGGCTGGTATTGAATCAACTCATTACAGTTTAAATGAAGGGGCTGAACAAATAGGAGATTCAGTAAAGATATCTAAGGATGGCAAATATCTTTTACAGTACTGGAGTATCGATAAGGCAGGCAATCGTGAAGAGAAAAAATCAGTAGAAATCAATCTTGATCAGACAGCTCCAATGATTACTTTTTCAGAAGCAGATGGAACTGAGTTTGGTGTGAATCAGGAAATGAATATTACATGCATAGCAGAAGATGCTCTATCAGGAATAGCCTCCTCATCATGCAAGGGTTTGACGATACCTGCTTATAAGCTAGGGTTAGGATCTCACTCTATTATAGGACATGCAATTGATAAAGCAGGTAATAGCTCAAGTGCAACTCTAAACATAATAGTTACTGTAAACTATAAAAGCTTAGGTAGTTTAACAGAACAGTTTCTGGAACAAAGTGATAATAAGAATTATAATCCTAAACCATTTATTAGCAAGCTTGAAGCAGCTAAATCATCTGAAGAGAAGGGGAAAATTCATGCAAGAAATGGACAAATAAGATCTTATATCAATCAAGTGAAGACAAAGATCGGCAGTGAATTTACAGCAGAACAGGCGAAAGTTTTGATTAATCTTGCTAACTCTCTTCTTGATAAATAA
- a CDS encoding extracellular solute-binding protein — MKKVLSLLLTTCLATTTLAACSDKTSKEQEVTKDGRVVLTGLITKHPLTKNVNKMEWLEEAEKRAGVEIKWEEVTADWEQKKGAMLAGGDIPDIIVGPNAITDADFSKFKGLFEDLTPLIEDHGPNIQKMFEEKSELKVISTQLNGEIYGLPKYQRYWPDTGTRQFINQKWLDNLGLEQPTNWDELYTVLKAFKEEDANGNGDPNDEIPMDFAPIGTGGFGFFHPTVLLGSTGMTIVGGGGQGYFAEDGKVSNFFVDERYKQLVEFLNKLYKEKLISGEAFTQDYTKYQSVARGEGETATVGYTYGWELTDRFGNELAPQYSSIAPLKIDESSTVKPSWTYDYNVLNYGVNMIQMSSQTKNKEAAMRFINELYDPKVSMQVLFGSLGPNIKDNGDETYSILPPEDEKMDPGTWKWTSSWADNGPLYISDSLKLTLGTDMQSVGEQTEALQSALDAIDTENDVLPDTFLKYSEEDNNVMSLVNTELMNLAMANFSKWVTKGGIDSEWDSYVEKMNQMGLPGNIEIVQEYYDDYKSKME; from the coding sequence ATGAAAAAGGTATTATCATTGTTATTAACCACCTGTTTAGCAACAACGACTCTGGCAGCATGCAGTGATAAAACAAGTAAGGAGCAAGAGGTAACTAAAGATGGAAGAGTTGTTTTAACTGGACTTATAACGAAACATCCACTGACAAAAAATGTTAACAAAATGGAATGGTTAGAAGAAGCTGAGAAACGAGCAGGCGTGGAGATTAAATGGGAAGAGGTGACAGCAGACTGGGAGCAGAAAAAAGGTGCTATGCTTGCTGGCGGTGATATTCCAGATATAATCGTAGGACCAAATGCAATAACGGACGCAGACTTTTCCAAATTCAAAGGACTTTTTGAAGATTTAACACCATTAATCGAGGATCACGGACCAAATATACAAAAAATGTTTGAAGAAAAGTCTGAATTAAAAGTTATTTCAACGCAGCTTAATGGCGAAATATACGGTTTACCTAAATATCAGAGATATTGGCCTGATACTGGAACAAGACAATTTATCAATCAAAAATGGCTGGACAATTTAGGTTTAGAACAACCAACGAATTGGGATGAATTATATACCGTTTTGAAAGCATTTAAAGAAGAAGATGCAAATGGCAATGGTGATCCAAATGATGAAATTCCAATGGACTTTGCTCCTATAGGAACTGGAGGTTTTGGTTTCTTTCACCCTACTGTTCTGCTGGGAAGTACTGGTATGACTATAGTTGGCGGCGGTGGACAAGGCTATTTTGCTGAAGATGGTAAAGTGAGCAACTTCTTTGTAGATGAACGTTATAAACAACTCGTTGAATTTTTGAACAAACTCTATAAGGAGAAATTAATTAGTGGGGAAGCATTTACTCAGGATTATACAAAATATCAATCAGTTGCACGCGGAGAGGGAGAAACTGCAACTGTTGGATATACGTATGGCTGGGAACTAACAGACAGATTCGGTAATGAATTAGCTCCGCAATATTCCTCTATTGCCCCGCTTAAGATAGATGAAAGCTCGACTGTAAAGCCATCATGGACGTATGATTATAATGTATTAAACTATGGCGTTAACATGATTCAAATGTCCTCACAAACAAAAAATAAAGAAGCCGCCATGAGATTTATTAATGAATTGTATGATCCAAAAGTTAGTATGCAGGTATTATTTGGTTCTCTAGGACCTAACATCAAAGATAATGGTGACGAAACTTACAGTATTCTTCCTCCAGAAGATGAAAAAATGGATCCAGGAACTTGGAAATGGACATCTTCATGGGCAGATAATGGACCATTGTATATTTCTGATTCTTTAAAACTGACTTTAGGTACAGATATGCAGTCAGTTGGAGAGCAAACAGAAGCACTACAGAGTGCATTGGATGCTATTGACACTGAAAACGACGTTTTACCTGATACGTTCTTAAAATATTCTGAAGAAGATAACAATGTGATGAGCCTGGTCAATACAGAACTGATGAACCTGGCAATGGCGAATTTCTCCAAATGGGTTACAAAAGGCGGAATTGATTCGGAATGGGATTCTTACGTCGAAAAAATGAATCAAATGGGACTCCCGGGAAATATTGAAATCGTCCAAGAGTACTATGATGATTACAAGTCCAAAATGGAATAA
- a CDS encoding sugar ABC transporter permease — MPFINLESKKINSITSIPLQKKKTIFNTFKRDYQLWLLILPAIVCVIIFNYIPMYGIQLAFREYDFTAKLTGGEWVGLKYFEQFINSHLFTDLLKNTVVISLTTILIGFPAPIILALLINQIRWKRGKKILQTTVYLPHFISLVVLVGLLNVLLSPNTGILGLLVNKMGFEELNLLASTETFVPVYVLSDVWQHVGWNSIIYLAALSSVDPQLYDAAKIDGANRWQIIRNVEIPAIIPTIIILLILNMGHIISTGFEKIFLMQNSLNLPVSEVIETYVYKIGIISNQFSYAAAIGLFNTLINFTLLLVMNYIAKRTSRISLW, encoded by the coding sequence ATGCCCTTTATAAACTTGGAATCAAAAAAAATTAATAGCATCACTTCTATACCTTTGCAAAAAAAGAAAACAATCTTTAATACATTTAAACGTGATTATCAATTATGGCTGTTGATCCTTCCTGCAATTGTTTGTGTCATCATATTTAACTACATTCCGATGTACGGAATTCAATTAGCCTTCCGTGAATATGACTTTACTGCTAAACTCACCGGGGGAGAATGGGTAGGGCTAAAATACTTCGAACAATTTATAAATAGCCATTTGTTTACCGACCTTTTGAAGAACACAGTAGTTATTAGTTTAACAACAATTTTAATAGGTTTTCCGGCTCCCATTATTTTGGCATTGTTAATTAACCAAATCAGATGGAAGCGGGGAAAAAAAATTCTTCAAACTACAGTCTATTTACCACACTTTATTTCTTTGGTGGTGTTGGTTGGGTTGTTAAATGTACTCTTATCACCAAACACTGGTATTTTAGGGCTCTTAGTAAATAAGATGGGTTTTGAGGAATTGAATTTATTAGCTTCTACAGAAACCTTTGTGCCAGTGTACGTGCTTTCTGACGTGTGGCAGCATGTAGGCTGGAATAGTATTATCTATTTGGCAGCACTTTCTAGCGTTGATCCGCAATTATACGATGCTGCTAAGATTGACGGGGCTAATAGGTGGCAAATTATCCGGAATGTAGAGATTCCAGCCATTATTCCTACAATCATTATCCTCCTTATCCTAAATATGGGGCATATCATTAGTACAGGATTCGAAAAGATATTTTTAATGCAAAATTCATTAAATCTCCCAGTTTCAGAGGTTATAGAAACATATGTATATAAGATTGGTATTATTTCTAACCAATTCAGTTATGCTGCAGCGATTGGTTTGTTTAACACCTTAATTAATTTCACTTTATTGTTAGTCATGAATTATATTGCAAAAAGAACTTCAAGAATAAGTTTGTGGTAA
- a CDS encoding carbohydrate ABC transporter permease: MGFLKTKNYSELLFDIFIYTTCALVFLVIAYPLYFVIIASVSDSTLVSTGKVLFFPKGFSLFGYQEIFQDSRIWIGYRNTMIYALGGTLINLLFTLPAAYALSRQEFRARRPLMFFFVFTMFFNGGLIPTYLLMKDLSMIDTMWVFIFNPVTVNVFNLIITRTFFESTIPNEMYEAAIMDGCNHVKFFSKIVLPLSKAVISVIGLYYLVWHWNDFFTGLIYIRDYSLQPLQIVLRDILISNQVFAEGAGSGGAGGGYAQRYADQIKYGVIIVSTLPILVVYPFLQKYFEKGVMIGSVKG, encoded by the coding sequence ATGGGCTTTCTAAAAACTAAAAATTACTCAGAATTACTATTTGATATTTTTATCTACACTACATGTGCTTTAGTATTCTTAGTCATTGCCTATCCTTTGTATTTTGTCATTATTGCGTCAGTCAGTGATTCAACACTTGTTTCTACTGGAAAAGTTCTATTCTTCCCAAAGGGATTTAGTCTTTTTGGGTATCAGGAGATCTTTCAAGATTCAAGAATTTGGATTGGATACAGAAATACAATGATCTACGCGTTAGGTGGTACCTTAATTAATTTGTTATTCACATTACCAGCAGCTTATGCACTATCAAGACAAGAGTTTAGAGCAAGACGTCCTTTAATGTTTTTCTTCGTCTTCACCATGTTTTTTAATGGCGGGTTAATCCCAACATACCTATTAATGAAAGATTTATCTATGATAGATACAATGTGGGTCTTTATCTTTAACCCAGTTACAGTAAATGTATTTAACCTTATTATTACAAGAACTTTTTTTGAAAGTACGATTCCAAATGAAATGTATGAAGCTGCCATTATGGATGGATGTAATCACGTTAAATTTTTCTCAAAAATAGTATTGCCTTTGTCAAAAGCGGTAATATCCGTTATTGGACTATATTACTTAGTCTGGCATTGGAATGACTTCTTTACGGGTTTAATTTATATTAGAGATTATAGTTTGCAGCCGCTGCAAATTGTATTGAGAGATATCCTCATTTCCAACCAGGTTTTCGCTGAAGGTGCTGGCAGTGGAGGAGCTGGAGGAGGGTATGCACAAAGATACGCCGATCAAATTAAATATGGTGTTATCATAGTTTCTACCTTGCCGATTTTAGTTGTGTATCCATTTTTACAAAAATATTTTGAAAAAGGTGTTATGATTGGATCTGTAAAAGGATAA
- a CDS encoding YesL family protein codes for MKGVTSWYIRIGEWAFHLFVLNILWFLFSLSGLFILGIFPATAAIHAVIRKLIMSAENVSIIKLFWNTFKVEFLKSNLLGYIFLVAGFILYINLRVLQQLDANIFNQFMIVITYIAGLLYLLTLLHVFPVFVHYNFKTIDYIKYAFVLSIGRPLQSTLMIAVLVITILLFFQVPGLIPVFGIGLISYIIMKISSRSFPGLEHSYDRKNNHSTQ; via the coding sequence ATGAAAGGTGTAACAAGTTGGTATATTCGTATTGGTGAATGGGCATTTCATTTGTTTGTACTGAATATTTTATGGTTCTTGTTTTCTTTATCGGGACTTTTTATACTAGGTATATTTCCAGCTACTGCAGCTATACATGCTGTAATAAGAAAATTAATAATGTCAGCAGAGAACGTTTCTATCATTAAATTGTTTTGGAATACTTTCAAAGTAGAGTTTCTAAAATCAAATCTTCTAGGTTATATATTTTTAGTTGCAGGATTTATTTTATATATCAATTTAAGAGTGCTGCAGCAATTAGATGCCAATATTTTTAATCAATTCATGATTGTCATTACTTATATTGCAGGACTACTCTATCTATTAACTTTGCTTCATGTATTTCCAGTCTTTGTTCATTATAATTTTAAAACAATCGATTATATTAAATATGCTTTTGTCCTATCAATAGGCAGACCGTTACAATCTACCTTAATGATCGCTGTATTAGTAATTACGATATTATTATTCTTTCAAGTTCCTGGTTTAATTCCAGTGTTTGGGATCGGTTTAATAAGTTATATAATAATGAAAATATCTTCCAGATCGTTTCCAGGTTTAGAGCATTCTTATGATAGAAAAAATAATCATTCAACGCAATAA
- a CDS encoding glycoside hydrolase family 27 protein — protein MNHHKYALTPPMGWNSWDCYGAAVREEEVKGNAEYMAAHLKQYGWEYIVVDIQWSEPGAVSSAYRHFVPLEMDEYSRLIPAVNRFPSAKEGKGFKPLADYIHNLGLKFGIHIMRGIPCQAVHQNTKILGADVKARDIAKPNSICPWNTDMYGVDAAKEGAQAYYDSLFKLYAEWEVDFVKVDDIAASKLYSTHTEEIKMIRKAIDLCGRPMVLSLSPGPAQLEQASLLEENANMWRMTDDFWDLWESLYNMFDRCYKWSKNVGPGHWPDADMLPLGHIGIRSVDGGASDRYTRFTKAEQVTMMTLWSIFRSPLMFGGELRDNDDWTLSLLTNEEVLEMHKYSHSARQVYREDEKVVWASQGDESYYVALFNIGDITQKVSVDFSQLDLPSSMPLQLRDLWKREQLGSVSNKISYELSPHSSILLKIAL, from the coding sequence TTGAATCATCATAAATATGCTTTAACTCCTCCGATGGGTTGGAATAGTTGGGATTGTTATGGTGCTGCAGTTAGGGAAGAAGAAGTAAAAGGAAACGCTGAATACATGGCAGCACATTTAAAGCAATACGGCTGGGAATATATAGTCGTTGACATTCAATGGTCAGAGCCCGGGGCTGTTTCTTCAGCATATCGACATTTTGTACCCTTGGAAATGGATGAATATTCAAGATTAATTCCAGCTGTTAATCGCTTTCCTTCAGCAAAGGAAGGAAAAGGTTTTAAGCCATTAGCTGATTATATCCATAATCTCGGGTTAAAATTTGGCATCCACATTATGAGAGGGATTCCTTGTCAAGCGGTTCATCAAAATACAAAAATACTTGGTGCAGATGTTAAGGCGAGGGACATCGCTAAACCTAATTCCATTTGTCCATGGAATACAGATATGTATGGTGTGGATGCTGCAAAAGAAGGAGCACAAGCATACTATGACTCATTGTTTAAGCTATATGCTGAGTGGGAAGTGGATTTCGTTAAAGTAGATGATATTGCAGCCTCAAAGCTTTACAGTACTCACACAGAAGAAATAAAAATGATCAGGAAAGCTATAGATCTTTGTGGCCGTCCCATGGTTTTAAGCCTATCTCCAGGACCTGCACAACTAGAACAAGCAAGCTTATTAGAAGAAAATGCAAATATGTGGCGGATGACCGATGATTTTTGGGATCTTTGGGAGTCGTTGTATAACATGTTTGATCGTTGTTATAAATGGAGCAAAAATGTCGGACCTGGTCATTGGCCAGATGCAGACATGCTGCCTTTAGGCCATATTGGTATACGTTCAGTTGATGGTGGAGCAAGTGACCGTTACACAAGATTTACCAAGGCTGAGCAGGTAACTATGATGACATTATGGTCAATTTTTCGTTCTCCACTGATGTTTGGCGGTGAGCTAAGGGATAATGATGATTGGACATTATCTTTACTAACAAATGAAGAAGTGCTTGAAATGCACAAATATAGCCATAGCGCGCGTCAAGTATATAGGGAAGATGAAAAGGTGGTATGGGCTTCACAAGGTGATGAGAGCTATTATGTTGCATTATTTAATATTGGTGACATAACGCAAAAAGTTTCAGTTGATTTCAGTCAACTAGATTTGCCTTCATCAATGCCATTACAACTCAGAGATTTGTGGAAGCGAGAACAGCTTGGTTCGGTAAGTAATAAGATCAGCTATGAGTTATCGCCACATTCGTCAATACTACTAAAAATAGCTTTATAG
- a CDS encoding glycoside hydrolase family 127 protein, with amino-acid sequence MKNVKLLAGIFKDSQQIGKEYLLYLDVDRLVAPCYEAASQIPKKPRYGGWETKGISGHSIGHWLSAASTMYAVTGDKKLKQKLDYAIAELAYVQSFDPDGYVSGFPRDCFDKVFEGGDFEVSNFSLGNSWVPWYSIHKIFAGLIDAHQLCHSEKALEILNRLAEWAKKGSDNLSDEQFQRMLVCEHGGMNESMADLYLINGNRDYLDLAVRFCHKAVLDPLSKAIDDLEGKHANTQIPKVVGAAKLYEITGETYYRDAAEFFWERVTQNRSYVIGGNSKNEHFGVENSEDLGITTTETCNTYNMMKLTEHLYSWTHKSKYMDYYERALYNHILASQDPDTGMKTYFVSTQPGHFKVYNSPDHSFWCCTGTGMENPARYTRNIYHEDENDLFVNLFIGSEIVLENKKIKIKQETTFPESFNTKLTIENAIDELLTVHIRVPYWVSGEVTAIVNGRKTYTCCDRGYLTISNNWNDGDVIDIMTPMELHMYRPKDGSDKVSFMYGPVVLAGALGTEKFPESDIVDDHLKLNNHPLISVPTLVSDESDLNKWIKPIAGASLTFETEPVGQPGNVKLTLVPFYSLHHQRYTLYWNVMTQEVYEKYLTKEQTEMEKLQSVTIDSVQPHEQQPEVDHLIKTQNSQSGYLNLVHKGWRDSRGDGFFSYEMAVEPEKEMYLHVTYFGGDRVLHLDGKAYIREFNILVDGTEIAKQTHNEDISDNLFDVVYTIPFRLTAGKEKIEVKFVSDKGKIAGGVYGVRVINDKLK; translated from the coding sequence ATGAAGAATGTTAAACTTTTAGCTGGTATTTTTAAAGACTCACAGCAAATAGGAAAAGAGTATTTGCTTTATCTAGATGTCGATCGGCTTGTAGCCCCCTGTTATGAAGCGGCCTCCCAGATACCGAAAAAACCTCGTTACGGAGGATGGGAAACAAAGGGAATCAGTGGACATTCAATAGGTCATTGGCTTTCTGCAGCTTCAACAATGTATGCGGTTACAGGTGATAAAAAATTAAAACAAAAACTGGATTATGCAATAGCAGAACTTGCTTATGTGCAATCATTTGATCCTGATGGATATGTCAGCGGGTTTCCCCGTGACTGCTTCGATAAAGTTTTTGAAGGCGGGGACTTTGAAGTGTCAAATTTCAGTCTGGGCAATTCATGGGTGCCATGGTATAGCATTCACAAAATTTTTGCGGGACTTATTGATGCCCATCAACTTTGTCATAGCGAAAAGGCTCTTGAAATATTGAATAGGCTTGCAGAGTGGGCTAAGAAAGGGTCAGATAATCTTTCGGATGAGCAATTTCAAAGAATGCTGGTTTGCGAACATGGCGGAATGAATGAATCAATGGCTGACCTTTATTTGATTAATGGCAATCGTGATTATCTGGACCTTGCGGTCAGGTTCTGCCATAAAGCTGTCCTTGATCCATTATCTAAAGCAATTGATGATCTTGAGGGAAAACACGCCAATACTCAAATTCCGAAAGTAGTTGGCGCTGCTAAGCTTTATGAAATAACTGGTGAAACCTACTATCGAGATGCTGCTGAATTCTTTTGGGAACGAGTAACTCAAAACAGATCATATGTTATTGGCGGAAACTCAAAAAATGAACATTTCGGGGTAGAAAATTCAGAAGATCTCGGAATTACGACAACAGAAACATGTAATACGTATAATATGATGAAGCTGACAGAGCATTTGTATAGTTGGACCCATAAATCAAAATATATGGATTACTATGAGAGAGCATTATATAACCATATCCTCGCATCACAGGATCCAGATACAGGCATGAAGACGTATTTTGTGTCAACACAACCAGGTCATTTTAAAGTATATAATTCACCAGATCATTCTTTCTGGTGTTGTACTGGAACTGGTATGGAAAATCCAGCACGGTATACAAGAAACATTTATCATGAAGATGAAAATGACTTGTTTGTAAACCTATTTATTGGATCCGAAATAGTCTTGGAAAATAAAAAAATAAAAATCAAGCAAGAAACCACATTTCCTGAATCATTCAATACAAAGTTAACAATTGAAAATGCAATTGATGAGTTATTAACGGTTCATATTCGTGTGCCGTATTGGGTTTCAGGAGAAGTTACTGCCATTGTTAATGGAAGAAAGACCTATACCTGCTGTGATCGAGGGTATTTAACAATTAGCAATAATTGGAATGATGGTGATGTAATCGATATTATGACTCCGATGGAACTTCATATGTATAGACCGAAAGATGGGTCTGATAAAGTTTCATTTATGTATGGACCAGTTGTACTTGCCGGTGCATTAGGAACAGAAAAGTTTCCAGAAAGTGATATTGTGGATGATCATTTAAAGTTGAACAACCATCCATTAATAAGTGTACCAACTCTCGTTTCGGATGAATCTGATTTAAATAAATGGATAAAACCTATTGCCGGTGCCTCTTTAACTTTTGAAACGGAGCCTGTTGGACAACCTGGCAATGTCAAATTAACCCTTGTTCCGTTTTATTCCCTGCATCACCAGCGTTATACATTATATTGGAATGTAATGACGCAGGAAGTGTATGAGAAGTATTTAACGAAAGAACAAACGGAAATGGAGAAATTACAGTCAGTCACTATTGATAGTGTTCAGCCTCACGAACAACAACCAGAGGTTGACCATTTGATTAAAACGCAAAATTCACAATCGGGATATTTGAATCTTGTCCATAAAGGATGGAGGGATAGTCGTGGCGACGGCTTCTTCAGTTACGAAATGGCTGTGGAGCCTGAAAAGGAAATGTATTTACACGTAACCTATTTTGGGGGTGATCGTGTATTACATCTAGATGGAAAAGCATATATACGAGAGTTCAATATTCTCGTGGATGGCACAGAAATTGCTAAGCAGACACATAATGAGGATATATCTGATAACCTTTTTGATGTTGTTTATACGATTCCATTCAGGTTGACCGCAGGAAAAGAAAAGATTGAAGTCAAATTTGTATCCGACAAAGGAAAAATAGCTGGTGGTGTATACGGAGTAAGGGTCATTAATGACAAGCTAAAATAA